GCTGTCCTGGtgtgtttttaattcttcttaaGTATATTTCTTGCAAATTTCAGTATGAAATCAGAGTTAATTTGAAGAACAATGAAGATAACATTCAGAGCTGAGGATCAACATGCTCATGTTTTTCATCCCTGTTTTTCATATGTGGTGGAAAAAATTCCCAACATGGCACCTTAATCTAGAGCAAATGTTTTCAATCACATGATATTTTTTAGCTTGAAGTGTATATCTGATCTGTATTTATTCTGTATAGTCTtgtgtgtttatacatatatgAGAGATGCTCAGTAATTATCTGTTCCAGGGGAGTAACTCATGGAGACATTTTAAGTCTTGTATACTTTTAGGGTCACTACAATATGGAACCCGAGCAGGGAGGCTGCCAGTCATAACAATGCTCTTGGAAGACAAACTCTCAGAGTTCAGGATCTCTCAGTAGTTTGCTTAGTGGGGCGAGAGATGGGAAAGTAATAGTGAAATGGAGATAGATGAAGTCTCTCCAGAGGATTTGAACACTTCTTATACAAACAAAGTTACAGAAGTTGCAGCCTGCAAAAGAATCTGACTTGAGTAAGTTGAAGACTGATGTAATTGAGTTGAGAAAACCATACTCAGGAACatttggaaagggaagaattATTAGTAGGAAGATGTTTCCTGaggcagagatgaggaaacaagggATTCAGGAGTAGAAGTGTCTCATGAGATTTTCCCAATAGAAAAGAGCTATCAAAATACAATGAAGATAATAAATGCTATGAAGATAATAAAGGCTATGAACTTGAACAGCTCCCAAATTCAGAATGTCTTATAGTGAACTGGAAAGAATCCTGGCTGAAGTCAGAAAGCCTGGTTCTGAGACCCAGAATTCACGACTttctgtgtgaccctgggtaCATAGCCAATCTCCCTGAGCATTACTTTTCTAATATACAAATTCATTAGATTGCTAATATTTAATGCCGAATGAGTACATATGGGTCAAAATGAATGAGTTGGTGATTAGTATATTGTAAGGTGAATTACAGAGTCTAACATGTTATAAGTTATAAGTAAGGTGAATCGGTTGCAATTGGTGTTTGTTTTATTGCAGGTCTCTCTGTCCAGAACACCTAATTGTGTCCAGTACACCTAATTGGATTCCATGGCGAATACAAGTAACGTGACTGAGTTAATTATCATCGGTCTTTTCCAGGATCCAGAGGTACAGAGAGTGTGCTTTGTAGTGTTTCTTCTTGTGTACTTGGCCACAATGGTGGGCAATGGTCTCATTGTCCTGACAGTCAATGTCAGTAAGAGTCTGCAttcccccatgtacttcttccttagCTACCTGTCTCTGGTGGAGATCACTTACTCCTCTACTGTTGTCCCTAAATTCATCACAGACTTACTTGCCAAGATTAAAACCATTTCCCTGGAGGGCTGTGTGGCTCAGATATTCTTCTTCCACTTCTTTGGAGTCACTGAGATCTTCCTGCTTACAGtaatggcctatgaccgctatgtggccatctgcaaacccCTTCACTACAGAAACATCATGAGCCGGTCTGTGTGTCGCCTTCTGGTGGCTGGCTCCTGGTTTGGGGGCATAATTCACTCTATGGTCCAGATCCTTGTTGCTGTTCAGCTGCCCTTCTGTGGCCCCAATGTGATTGACCACTATTTCTGTGACCTCCATCCCTTATTCAAGCTTGCTTGTACTGACACTTCTGTAGAGGGAGTTATTGTGTTGGCCAACAGTGGCTTaatctctgttttctccttcttcatCTTGGTAACCTCATATATTGTCATCCTGTTCAACTTGAGGAATCATTCTGCGGAGGGGAGGCGCAAAGCCCTCTCCACCTGTGCTTCTCACATC
The genomic region above belongs to Neovison vison isolate M4711 chromosome 7, ASM_NN_V1, whole genome shotgun sequence and contains:
- the LOC122914327 gene encoding olfactory receptor 4B1-like; its protein translation is MANTSNVTELIIIGLFQDPEVQRVCFVVFLLVYLATMVGNGLIVLTVNVSKSLHSPMYFFLSYLSLVEITYSSTVVPKFITDLLAKIKTISLEGCVAQIFFFHFFGVTEIFLLTVMAYDRYVAICKPLHYRNIMSRSVCRLLVAGSWFGGIIHSMVQILVAVQLPFCGPNVIDHYFCDLHPLFKLACTDTSVEGVIVLANSGLISVFSFFILVTSYIVILFNLRNHSAEGRRKALSTCASHITVVLLFFGPAIFLYMRPSSTFTEDKLVAVFYTVVTPMLNPIIYTLRNAEVKNAMRKLWGKKVNSGVE